A region of the Myxococcales bacterium genome:
GACCTCTGGACATGGCGGGCCGCGCAAAGGGGCTGGGGCCAAGCGGGTTGGGCGGGGCCAGGTGCCTCATCGACAACGATCTGATTTCAATGAACTCACTCCCGCTCATGTGACGTTGCGCGTAGTAAAGGGACTCTCGAATCTTCGGCAACGATCACTCGTAATGGAAGTGCGCAAGACCTTCGCCCAGGGGTGTGAGCGCGGCGATTTTCGGCTGATTGTGTATTCCATCCAGCACAACCATCTTCACATGATCGTCGAGGCCGATTCTCAAGATGCCCTCTCCCGGGGCATGAAGTCGATTGCTGCTCGTTTTGCATTGGCGGTGAATCGTGTCTTTAAGCGCACCGGGAAGGTGATTGCAGGCCGGTATCACGTTCAGCTTCTCACGTCGCCCCAACAGGTGCGCAACGCGCTTCGTTATGTACTTCTCAACATTCGAAAGCACTTCAAACAGCGGAACGGGCATGCGCCGCCGGTGAAGATCGATGAAGCATCCTCGGGCAGCCAGTTCGACGGATGGCGCGCAAGTTCAGAGAGCTTGCGCGTGAAGGCATCCACCGATGAAGAAATAGGAGTTGCCAAAGCAGCAAGCTGGCTCCTCAGCAAAGGCTGGCGCAGACGCGGCCTAATCAACCTCTCCGCAATACCTGGCTAAAAACTCTCCCCCACCCAGCCCTTTCGCCGACGCCCACCCCGTCCGCACTACCAAACCGGCCCTTTTCCCTAACCGCCCAACGGGCAACCAAGTCCGGAAAAGGGAAGCCCCACGACACCCGCATTCACCCGTGCTCCACCTCCACCTCCACCGCCTCCGCCCGAACTGTCAAATACACCATGCCTCCTAGTGCAGCCTGAATGAACTGAAACGCCAACACGAGATTGAATAGATCGGCTCCTCGATTGGACCCCAACAACGCGAAGATCGCGAGAAACGCCGCATGGCCCGTACCGATTCCAGCGGGGCCAAGCGGGATCGACGATACCAACATCCCGATTGGAACGACCACGAACATGGCTCCGATCGGAATTCCATCGATCTCCATGGCGTTTACGAAACAGATCCACGCCACGACCAGAAACCCATGGGCTATGATTGACGCTCCGATACATGCAAGGGTCACTCCGCGTTTGTCGTGATAGACCCGCACGCCTTCATATACCTTCAGCACGCCACGCAGGAATGCGAAGCGCGTCGCCAGATGCCGCAATATGCGAAAAATTGGATCGCGCTCCTCGCTCAACCCAAGCAGCGCTGCGTAGAACACCACGACCCCACTGGTGACTCCGATCACCGCGAGCACGATCGGCGCACCGAGCGTGCCCGACCACGTTCCGCCGCTCCCCACTAGCAAGGCAATCGCTGAGAGCGTGATCAGTCCCGACAGCCCTACCACTCGGTCGAACAAGATTGAGCTCACGGCTGTGGCGGTATGGCCGGGGACGGACCGCACGACGTAGTAGCCCTTGATCAGGTCGCCACTGAGTGAGCCGGGTAGAAACACGTTGAAAAAGAGGCCCACGAACGCCGACTGGATGGTTCGTAGCAGGGGGATGGGAATTCCCTGGGCGCGGATCAGAACGTGCCAGCGGATGATCGCGATGGCGGTGGTGCAAGAGATACAAACCCAACCACCCAGCACCAATGGCCAGCGCGAGATTGCGGTTTTGATTGGCGCAAGCGACAGCAGGTCTTGCTGAATCAAGGCACCGACGATTACGACGAGAAGGGTCGCCTTGAGTAATGTGGCGATATGTCTGCGGCGCAAGGGA
Encoded here:
- a CDS encoding transposase; the encoded protein is TSGHGGPRKGAGAKRVGRGQVPHRQRSDFNELTPAHVTLRVVKGLSNLRQRSLVMEVRKTFAQGCERGDFRLIVYSIQHNHLHMIVEADSQDALSRGMKSIAARFALAVNRVFKRTGKVIAGRYHVQLLTSPQQVRNALRYVLLNIRKHFKQRNGHAPPVKIDEASSGSQFDGWRASSESLRVKASTDEEIGVAKAASWLLSKGWRRRGLINLSAIPG
- a CDS encoding flippase-like domain-containing protein, with protein sequence MRRRHIATLLKATLLVVIVGALIQQDLLSLAPIKTAISRWPLVLGGWVCISCTTAIAIIRWHVLIRAQGIPIPLLRTIQSAFVGLFFNVFLPGSLSGDLIKGYYVVRSVPGHTATAVSSILFDRVVGLSGLITLSAIALLVGSGGTWSGTLGAPIVLAVIGVTSGVVVFYAALLGLSEERDPIFRILRHLATRFAFLRGVLKVYEGVRVYHDKRGVTLACIGASIIAHGFLVVAWICFVNAMEIDGIPIGAMFVVVPIGMLVSSIPLGPAGIGTGHAAFLAIFALLGSNRGADLFNLVLAFQFIQAALGGMVYLTVRAEAVEVEVEHG